The following are encoded in a window of Capricornis sumatraensis isolate serow.1 chromosome 7, serow.2, whole genome shotgun sequence genomic DNA:
- the CASP6 gene encoding caspase-6 produces MSSEAAMSSDAALRRARGPGEEQNMTEIDAFPRREIFDPTEKYKMDHKRRGIALIFNHERFFWHLTLPNRPGTSADRDNLRRRFSDLGFEVKCFDDLRAEELLLKIHEASTASHVDADCFLCVFLSHGEGNHIYAYDAKIEIQTLTGLFKGDKCQSLVGKPKIFIIQACRGSQHDVPVIPLDAVDHGADMLGANVTQVDAASVYTLPAGADFLMCYSVAEGYYSHRETVNGSWYIQDLCEMLGKFGSSLEFTELLTLVNRKVSQRRVDFCRDPSAIGKKQVPCFASMLTKKLHFSPKSK; encoded by the exons ATGAGCTCGGAGGCTGCGATGAGCTCGGACGCTGCACTTCGCCGGGCTCGCGGTCCAG GTGAAGAACAAAACATGACCGAAATAGACGCCTTCCCTAGGAG AGAAATATTTGATCCAACTGAAAAGTACAAAATGGACCACAAGAGGAGAGGAATTGCGTTAATCTTCAATCATGAGAGGTTCTTCTGGCACTTAACTCTGCCAAACAGGCCAGGCACCAGTGCCGACAGAGACAATCTTAGGCGCAG GTTTTCAGATCTAGGATTTGAAGTAAAATGTTTTGATGATCTTAGAGCAGAAGAACTATTGCTCAAAATTCATGAGG CATCAACTGCTAGCCATGTAGATGCAGAttgctttttgtgtgttttcctgAGTCACGGTGAAGGCAACCACATCTATGCATATGATGCCAAAATTGAAATTCAGACGTTAACAGGCTTGTTCAAAGGAGACAAGTGTCAGAGCCTGGTTGGAAAACCCAAGATATTTATCATTCAG GCGTGTCGGGGCAGCCAGCACGACGTGCCGGTCATCCCTCTGGATGCAGTTGATCATGGGGCAGACATGCTGGGTGCCAACGTGACCCAGGTGGACGCAGCCTCGGTTTATACACTTCCTGCTGGAGCCGACTTCCTCATGTGCTACTCCGTGGCAGAAG GTTATTATTCTCATCGGGAAACTGTGAATGGTTCATGGTATATTCAAGATTTGTGTGAGATGCTGGGGAAATTCGGCTCCTCTTTGGAGTTCACAGAACTCCTCACTCTGGTGAACAGGAAGGTTTCTCAGCGCCGAGTAGACTTTTGCAGAGACCCAAGTGCTATTGGAAAGAAGCAGGTTCCCTGCTTTGCCTCAATGCTAACTAAAAAGCTGCACTTCTCTCCAAAATCTAAATGA